A window of the Streptomyces sp. NBC_01351 genome harbors these coding sequences:
- a CDS encoding MFS transporter — protein sequence MLSLWRNRTYRRLFTGHAVALTGTGLATVALSLLAYDLAGDRASAVLGTALAIKMIAYVAIAPVACAAARRIPRRTLLIATDLVRAAIALCLPFVTEIWQIHLLIFLLQSASAAFTPAFQATIPALFPAERDYTRALSMTRLAYDLESLFSPALAAALLTLVSYDWLFAGTTLGFLASAALILSTVLPGPGPAADRNAAVRAGASHGVRLFWSAPRLRALLALHLAVAAAGAIVFVNTVVLVQGHLGRPASAVSLALGAYGAGSMLTALLLPRLLRRFADRAVMLPAAFALPVVLAGVGALTSAAPGPWSWPALLTAWAAIGAAGSAVLTPGGRLIRGCASDAELPAAFAAQFSLSHGCWLLTYPLAGWLAAGAGLPVTAAVLGAVSLGAATAALLVWPTAAPRPAVRQPA from the coding sequence ATGCTCTCCCTCTGGCGCAACCGCACCTACCGCCGCCTGTTCACCGGCCACGCCGTCGCCCTCACCGGCACCGGACTCGCGACCGTCGCACTGAGCCTGCTCGCCTACGACCTGGCCGGCGACCGCGCCTCGGCGGTACTCGGGACCGCGCTGGCGATCAAGATGATCGCCTACGTCGCCATCGCCCCCGTGGCCTGCGCCGCGGCCCGCCGCATCCCGCGCCGGACGCTGCTGATCGCGACGGACCTCGTCCGCGCGGCGATCGCGCTCTGCCTGCCGTTCGTAACAGAGATCTGGCAGATCCACCTCCTGATCTTCCTCCTCCAGTCGGCGTCGGCGGCGTTCACTCCCGCCTTCCAGGCCACCATCCCCGCACTCTTCCCCGCCGAACGCGACTACACCAGGGCCCTGTCGATGACCCGTCTCGCGTACGACCTCGAGAGCCTGTTCAGCCCGGCCCTGGCCGCGGCCCTGCTCACCCTGGTCTCCTACGACTGGCTGTTCGCCGGGACGACCCTCGGCTTCCTCGCCTCCGCCGCCCTGATCCTGTCCACCGTCCTCCCCGGCCCGGGCCCGGCAGCCGATCGGAACGCCGCGGTCCGCGCCGGGGCCTCGCACGGCGTCCGCCTGTTCTGGTCCGCTCCCCGACTGCGGGCCCTGCTCGCCCTCCACCTGGCGGTCGCCGCCGCCGGAGCGATCGTCTTCGTGAACACCGTCGTACTGGTCCAGGGCCACCTGGGGCGGCCCGCGAGCGCCGTTTCCCTGGCGCTGGGCGCGTACGGGGCCGGCTCCATGCTCACCGCGCTGCTCCTCCCCCGCCTGCTGCGCCGCTTCGCCGACCGGGCCGTGATGCTCCCGGCCGCCTTCGCGCTCCCCGTGGTCCTGGCCGGCGTCGGCGCGCTCACCTCCGCCGCCCCCGGCCCCTGGTCCTGGCCCGCGCTGCTGACCGCCTGGGCCGCCATCGGCGCCGCCGGTTCGGCCGTGCTCACCCCGGGCGGGCGCCTGATCCGCGGCTGCGCCTCCGATGCCGAACTGCCGGCCGCCTTCGCCGCCCAGTTCTCGCTGTCCCACGGCTGCTGGCTGCTCACCTACCCGCTCGCCGGATGGCTCGCCGCGGGCGCAGGCCTTCCCGTCACCGCCGCCGTCCTGGGCGCGGTCTCCTTGGGCGCGGCCACCGCCGCGCTCCTCGTCTGGCCGACCGCCGCGCCCCGGCCGGCCGTGCGGCAGCCGGCGTAG
- a CDS encoding chaplin, producing the protein MLRMWKNAGLALAAGLVVIGGASVASADAVAEGLAAGSPGVLSGNVVQVPVHVPINLCGNSVNVIGLINPAVGNTCVNV; encoded by the coding sequence ATGTTGCGTATGTGGAAGAACGCGGGTCTTGCCCTGGCGGCCGGTCTGGTGGTCATCGGCGGTGCGTCCGTGGCCTCGGCCGACGCCGTCGCCGAGGGCCTCGCGGCGGGCTCGCCGGGCGTGCTGTCCGGCAATGTGGTTCAGGTCCCGGTCCACGTGCCGATCAACCTGTGCGGCAACAGTGTGAACGTGATCGGCCTGATCAACCCGGCCGTCGGCAACACCTGCGTCAACGTCTGA
- a CDS encoding glycoside hydrolase family 35 protein, which translates to MPQFDVTPGGFLLDGRPHQLLSGALHYFRVLPEQWPHRLRMLRAMGLNCVETYVPWNFHEPEPGVHHDLPALGEFLTRAAEAGLHAIVRPGPYICAEWENGGLPAWLTGRDDVRLRCLDEPFLEAVDRWFDVLIPLIAEHQITRGGNVLMVQVENEYGSYGSDRAYLRDLADGLLRRGIDVPLFTSDGPEAHMLTGGTLPGLLATVNFGSDPEGAFAALAEHRPQDPPFCMEYWNGWFDHWGDDHTTREAADAADVLDRMLAAGASVNIYMAHGGTHFGTWAGANRGGPDHAGAHAPTVTSYDYDAPIDERGAPTEKFRLFREVLAKYATGPLPDVPEPAPLLPPGEVRLTESLRLFDVLDVLSPDPVAVSTPPTFEQLGLTHGLVLYRTALPGPRPPLPLTLDGIADRAHLFLDGKFAAVLDEVGPTLEVAVPGERRSVDVLVESMGRVNYGPLLGERKGIVKGVRHALQRVHGYEVHPIDVAAAVGLLPWGRTGGTDPSLPEGGPVFHRGWFEVDAPADGWIAPTGWGKGYIWVNGFCLGRYWSRGPQGSLHLPWPLLRPGRNEIVVLELDGASSAALAIRDEPDLGDPAPAPGRQS; encoded by the coding sequence ATGCCTCAGTTCGACGTCACTCCCGGCGGCTTCCTCCTCGACGGGCGCCCCCACCAGCTGCTGTCCGGCGCGCTGCACTACTTCCGTGTGCTGCCCGAGCAGTGGCCGCACCGGCTGCGGATGCTCCGTGCCATGGGCCTCAACTGCGTGGAGACGTACGTCCCGTGGAACTTTCACGAGCCCGAGCCGGGTGTCCACCACGACCTCCCGGCGCTGGGGGAGTTCCTGACCCGGGCGGCGGAGGCCGGTCTGCACGCCATCGTCCGGCCGGGGCCGTACATCTGCGCCGAATGGGAGAACGGCGGGCTGCCCGCGTGGCTCACCGGCCGGGACGACGTCCGGCTGCGCTGCCTGGACGAGCCGTTCCTGGAGGCGGTCGACCGCTGGTTCGACGTACTGATCCCCCTGATCGCCGAGCACCAGATCACCCGGGGCGGCAACGTCTTGATGGTGCAGGTCGAGAACGAGTACGGCTCCTACGGCTCCGACCGGGCCTACCTGCGGGACCTCGCCGACGGGCTGCTGCGGCGCGGCATCGACGTCCCGCTGTTCACCTCGGACGGCCCCGAGGCCCACATGCTCACCGGAGGCACCCTGCCCGGCCTGCTCGCCACGGTGAACTTCGGCAGCGACCCCGAGGGCGCCTTCGCCGCGCTCGCCGAACACCGGCCGCAGGACCCGCCGTTCTGCATGGAGTACTGGAACGGCTGGTTCGACCACTGGGGCGACGACCACACCACGCGCGAAGCGGCGGACGCGGCCGACGTCCTGGACCGGATGCTCGCCGCCGGCGCCTCGGTGAACATCTACATGGCGCACGGCGGCACCCACTTCGGGACCTGGGCCGGAGCCAATCGCGGCGGCCCGGATCACGCCGGTGCCCACGCCCCCACCGTCACCTCGTACGACTACGACGCCCCCATCGACGAACGCGGCGCGCCGACCGAGAAGTTCCGGCTCTTCCGCGAGGTGCTGGCCAAGTACGCGACCGGACCGCTCCCGGACGTCCCCGAGCCGGCGCCCCTGCTCCCGCCCGGCGAGGTGCGACTGACCGAGTCCCTGCGGCTGTTCGATGTACTCGACGTGCTCAGCCCGGACCCGGTGGCCGTGTCGACACCGCCCACCTTCGAACAACTCGGGCTCACCCACGGCCTGGTGCTGTACCGCACCGCCCTGCCGGGCCCGCGCCCGCCGCTGCCGCTCACCCTGGACGGCATCGCCGACCGGGCGCACCTCTTCCTCGACGGGAAGTTCGCCGCCGTCCTCGACGAGGTCGGCCCGACGCTGGAGGTGGCCGTACCGGGGGAGCGGCGCTCGGTCGACGTCCTCGTCGAGTCGATGGGGCGGGTCAACTACGGCCCCCTGCTCGGCGAACGCAAGGGCATCGTCAAGGGCGTCCGGCACGCCCTGCAGCGGGTGCACGGATACGAGGTCCACCCGATCGACGTGGCCGCCGCCGTCGGCCTGCTGCCCTGGGGCCGGACCGGGGGCACCGACCCGTCCCTGCCCGAGGGAGGACCCGTCTTCCACCGCGGCTGGTTCGAAGTGGACGCGCCCGCCGACGGCTGGATCGCCCCGACCGGCTGGGGCAAGGGCTACATCTGGGTCAACGGCTTCTGCCTGGGCCGCTACTGGTCGCGCGGCCCGCAGGGCTCGCTCCACCTCCCCTGGCCGCTGCTGAGGCCGGGCCGCAACGAGATCGTCGTCCTGGAGCTGGACGGAGCGAGCTCCGCCGCCCTGGCGATCCGGGACGAGCCCGACCTCGGCGACCCGGCCCCCGCGCCGGGGCGGCAGAGCTGA
- a CDS encoding TIGR03618 family F420-dependent PPOX class oxidoreductase has product MTQGPAPRALSDGDLSELLGTQRFGTLATNKSSGHPHLTTMLYSWDPEARIVRFSTTAERIKVKQLRRDPRASVHVPGGDVWSFAVAEGEAEVSEITTTPGDATGRELLAMIPRAAQPQDEDAFLEQLVAERRVVIRLKVSRLYGTALDVNG; this is encoded by the coding sequence ATGACTCAAGGACCTGCACCCCGCGCCCTGTCCGACGGCGACCTCTCCGAACTGCTGGGCACCCAGCGGTTCGGCACCCTCGCCACCAACAAGAGCAGCGGCCATCCCCATCTGACCACCATGCTCTACAGCTGGGACCCGGAAGCCCGCATCGTGCGGTTCTCCACCACCGCAGAACGCATCAAGGTCAAACAGCTCCGGCGCGACCCGCGTGCGTCCGTGCACGTTCCGGGAGGCGACGTATGGTCGTTCGCCGTGGCCGAGGGCGAAGCCGAGGTCTCCGAGATCACGACCACGCCGGGTGATGCGACCGGTCGGGAGCTGCTGGCGATGATTCCCCGGGCCGCGCAGCCGCAGGACGAGGACGCCTTCCTGGAGCAGTTGGTCGCCGAGCGCCGGGTGGTCATCCGGCTGAAGGTGTCCCGGCTGTACGGGACGGCGCTCGACGTCAACGGCTAG
- a CDS encoding substrate-binding domain-containing protein: MRDHVRARHERAVAIAREHGSLSIADLAAQLEVSRVTARRDAELLVSEGRLGRVHGSVVWPGTGRPAPAPAAPAPASPRTRAGTVVGMVVPTMHYSFSETVQGARAVLAERGARLVLGLSGYFADEDRSQIRRLVASGADGLLVTPSWEDGAPGPGEADAVLEAPVPTVLVERWTRTGSPADALDRVRSDSAHGAGSAVHHLAGLGHRHIALALQSSPHARQLKAGFTAALSALGLPPTPAPGFDPGSTGSEAHRYDLALEYLRSCVRDHGVTAALVHSDADAVVLLPRLQAVGIRVPKDLALVVYDDEVSGLSELALTAVAPPRRAVGAAAARLLLDRLDRLDRIEDGGPGHVPRHHVELLPELRVRDSCGGAAARTVTF, translated from the coding sequence GTGCGAGACCACGTCCGCGCACGTCACGAACGAGCGGTAGCCATCGCCCGCGAGCACGGCAGCCTGAGCATCGCCGACCTCGCCGCCCAGCTGGAAGTCTCCCGGGTCACCGCCCGCCGCGACGCGGAACTGCTCGTCTCCGAGGGGCGGCTCGGGCGGGTGCACGGCTCGGTGGTGTGGCCGGGGACCGGGCGGCCGGCGCCCGCCCCGGCCGCCCCCGCTCCGGCCTCTCCCCGGACCAGGGCGGGGACGGTGGTCGGCATGGTCGTGCCGACGATGCACTACTCCTTCTCCGAGACCGTGCAAGGCGCCCGGGCGGTGCTCGCCGAGCGCGGGGCGCGGCTCGTGCTCGGGCTGTCCGGCTACTTCGCCGACGAGGACCGGAGCCAGATCCGCCGACTCGTCGCCTCCGGGGCCGACGGCCTTCTGGTGACACCCAGTTGGGAGGACGGGGCGCCCGGCCCCGGCGAGGCGGACGCGGTCCTGGAGGCCCCGGTCCCGACCGTGCTGGTCGAGCGCTGGACCCGCACCGGCAGCCCTGCCGATGCCCTGGACCGGGTGCGCTCCGACTCCGCCCACGGCGCGGGCTCCGCCGTCCACCACCTGGCCGGGCTCGGCCACCGGCACATCGCGCTCGCGCTCCAGAGCAGCCCGCACGCCCGGCAGTTGAAGGCCGGCTTCACCGCCGCATTGTCCGCCCTCGGCCTTCCTCCGACGCCCGCGCCCGGCTTCGATCCGGGCAGCACCGGCTCCGAGGCGCACCGCTACGACCTCGCCCTGGAGTACCTGCGCTCCTGCGTGCGCGACCACGGGGTCACCGCCGCGCTCGTGCACAGCGATGCCGACGCCGTCGTCCTGCTCCCGCGCCTCCAGGCCGTGGGGATCCGGGTGCCCAAGGACCTCGCGCTGGTGGTGTACGACGACGAGGTCTCCGGGCTGTCGGAGCTGGCACTGACCGCGGTGGCCCCGCCCCGGCGCGCGGTCGGCGCGGCGGCCGCCCGGCTGCTGCTCGACCGGCTCGACCGGCTCGACCGCATCGAGGACGGGGGGCCGGGGCACGTACCGCGGCACCACGTCGAGTTGCTGCCCGAGCTGCGCGTCCGCGATTCCTGTGGGGGTGCGGCCGCACGCACGGTGACCTTTTGA
- a CDS encoding PLP-dependent cysteine synthase family protein, with protein MHKSITDVTPPARTALSGLVGNTPLLHVSEPLAPAGRGFWAKLEGFNPGGIKDRPGLHMVERARARGDLKPGARIIESTSGTLGLGLALAGMVYGHPVTLVTDPGLESSMTRLLTAYGAQVNVVSEPHATGGWQQARRDRVTRLLERYPAAWCPDQYNNPDNTTAYTPLALELATELGHIDVLVCSVGTGGHSAGVSRVLRQLYPELTLVGVDTVGSTIFGQPARTRLMRGLGSSIYPRNVAYEQFSEVHWVAPAEAVWACRQLAASHYATGGWSVGAVALVAGWLARSLPADTRIAAIFPDGPQRYLSTVYDDDYCAAHGLLDGPPAAEPDLIGRLDEKEVTRWTRCAAVVDPLTLGADGHGADGPGADASGAEEQG; from the coding sequence ATGCATAAATCGATCACCGACGTGACGCCCCCTGCCCGCACGGCCCTGTCGGGTCTGGTCGGCAACACCCCGTTGCTCCACGTGTCGGAGCCGCTGGCCCCGGCCGGACGCGGATTCTGGGCGAAGCTGGAGGGATTCAACCCCGGCGGCATCAAGGACCGCCCCGGCCTCCACATGGTCGAGCGCGCCCGCGCCCGCGGGGATCTGAAGCCGGGGGCCCGGATCATCGAGTCCACCAGCGGCACCCTCGGTCTGGGCCTCGCCCTCGCCGGCATGGTCTACGGGCACCCGGTCACCCTGGTCACCGACCCCGGCCTGGAGTCGTCCATGACCCGGCTGCTGACCGCGTACGGAGCCCAGGTCAACGTCGTCTCCGAACCGCACGCCACGGGAGGCTGGCAGCAGGCCCGCCGCGACCGCGTCACCCGGCTGCTGGAGCGGTACCCCGCCGCGTGGTGCCCGGACCAGTACAACAACCCCGACAACACGACGGCGTACACCCCGCTCGCCCTCGAACTGGCCACCGAGTTGGGGCACATCGACGTCCTGGTGTGCAGCGTCGGCACCGGCGGGCACTCGGCGGGCGTCTCCCGCGTGCTGCGGCAGCTCTACCCCGAGCTGACGCTGGTGGGCGTGGACACCGTCGGGTCCACCATCTTCGGCCAGCCCGCCCGGACCCGGTTGATGCGCGGCCTCGGGTCGAGCATCTACCCCCGCAACGTCGCCTACGAGCAGTTCTCCGAAGTGCACTGGGTGGCCCCGGCGGAGGCCGTGTGGGCCTGCCGGCAACTCGCCGCGTCCCACTACGCCACGGGCGGCTGGAGCGTCGGCGCGGTCGCGCTCGTCGCCGGCTGGCTGGCCCGGTCCCTGCCCGCGGACACCCGCATCGCGGCGATCTTCCCCGACGGGCCGCAGCGCTATCTCAGCACCGTGTACGACGACGACTACTGCGCGGCCCACGGGCTGCTCGACGGGCCTCCGGCCGCCGAACCCGACCTGATCGGCCGGCTGGACGAGAAGGAGGTCACGCGCTGGACCCGCTGCGCCGCGGTGGTCGACCCGCTCACCCTCGGCGCGGACGGGCACGGCGCGGACGGGCCCGGCGCCGACGCGAGCGGTGCCGAGGAGCAGGGCTGA
- a CDS encoding MFS transporter has translation MKGTIAQVRLYDRSVQLLMVNQFTINLGFYMLMPYLAAHLAGPLGLAGWTIGLILGVRNFSQQGMFLIGGTLADRFGYKPMIIAGLVLRTAGFATLGLVDSVPALIGASAATGLAGALFNPATRAYLAVDAGERRVEAFALFNVFYQAGILLGPLVGMVLTGVDFRVTCLVAAGIFAVLSLVQIRLLPARRGDGAGAPKEAGDAREGVLAQWRGILANRPFLLFSLAMIGSYVMTFQVYLALPLEVRRLGGEGSGGTAAVAVLFAVSGLSTILFQTRVTAWCKVRMEPGRALVWGLLTMAAAFLPLLAATAVPVPGGGVGLWLLASVPPGLAALLLAVGTMIAYPFEMDTIVRLAGDRLVATHYGFYNTICGVGIALGNLLTGAALDAARAAGVSALPWLALSALGLGCAGALYWLHRTGRLAAPGVAAAPRGVTV, from the coding sequence ATGAAGGGCACCATCGCACAGGTCCGTCTCTACGACCGCAGCGTCCAGCTGCTGATGGTGAACCAGTTCACCATCAACCTCGGCTTCTACATGCTCATGCCCTATCTGGCCGCGCACCTTGCAGGACCGCTCGGGCTCGCCGGCTGGACGATCGGGCTGATCCTCGGCGTGCGCAACTTCAGCCAGCAGGGCATGTTCCTGATCGGCGGGACCCTCGCCGACAGGTTCGGCTACAAGCCGATGATCATCGCCGGGCTGGTGCTGCGCACCGCCGGCTTCGCCACCCTCGGGCTGGTCGACTCCGTGCCCGCGCTCATCGGCGCCTCCGCCGCGACCGGGCTGGCCGGGGCCCTGTTCAACCCGGCCACCCGGGCGTACCTGGCCGTGGACGCGGGTGAGCGCCGGGTCGAGGCCTTCGCCCTGTTCAACGTCTTCTACCAGGCGGGCATCCTGCTGGGCCCGCTGGTGGGCATGGTGCTGACGGGGGTCGACTTCCGCGTCACCTGCCTGGTCGCCGCCGGGATCTTCGCCGTGCTGAGCCTCGTACAGATCCGGTTGCTGCCCGCGCGCAGAGGGGACGGCGCCGGGGCCCCGAAGGAGGCGGGCGACGCGCGCGAGGGCGTGCTCGCCCAGTGGCGCGGCATCCTCGCCAACCGCCCGTTCCTGCTCTTCTCCCTGGCCATGATCGGCTCGTACGTCATGACCTTCCAGGTCTACCTGGCCCTCCCGCTGGAGGTCCGGCGCCTCGGCGGCGAGGGCTCGGGCGGCACGGCTGCGGTGGCGGTGCTGTTCGCCGTGTCCGGGCTGAGCACGATCCTGTTCCAGACCCGGGTCACCGCCTGGTGCAAGGTCCGCATGGAGCCGGGCCGGGCACTGGTGTGGGGGCTGCTCACGATGGCGGCGGCCTTCCTGCCCCTGCTGGCCGCGACGGCCGTGCCGGTGCCGGGCGGCGGGGTGGGGCTGTGGCTGCTGGCCTCGGTGCCCCCGGGCCTGGCCGCCCTGTTGCTCGCGGTGGGCACGATGATCGCGTACCCCTTCGAGATGGACACCATCGTCCGGCTCGCGGGAGACCGCCTCGTGGCCACGCACTACGGGTTCTACAACACCATCTGCGGGGTCGGCATCGCGCTCGGCAACCTGCTCACGGGCGCGGCGCTGGACGCCGCCCGGGCCGCCGGCGTGTCCGCGCTCCCGTGGCTGGCGCTGTCCGCCCTGGGCCTGGGGTGCGCCGGCGCCCTCTACTGGCTGCACCGCACCGGCCGCCTCGCCGCGCCCGGCGTCGCAGCGGCTCCCCGAGGGGTGACCGTCTGA
- a CDS encoding ArsR/SmtB family transcription factor, protein MSEGMHLAGARDAQQRGDRLEAAAAVLALLSDRTRLALLDELGRGEADVTTLTEACGAARPSVSQHLAKLRLAGLVTARKDGRRVVYALRHGHLRRLVDEALNVADHQLDSLPPHD, encoded by the coding sequence ATGAGTGAGGGCATGCACCTGGCAGGTGCGCGGGATGCGCAGCAGCGGGGTGACCGGCTGGAGGCCGCCGCGGCCGTGCTGGCCCTGCTCTCCGACCGCACCCGTCTGGCGCTGCTCGATGAGCTCGGCCGGGGCGAGGCGGACGTCACCACGCTCACCGAGGCGTGCGGCGCGGCCCGGCCCTCTGTCAGCCAGCACCTCGCGAAACTCCGCTTGGCCGGGCTCGTCACCGCCCGCAAGGACGGGCGGCGTGTCGTCTACGCCCTGCGCCACGGGCATCTGCGGCGACTGGTGGACGAGGCGCTGAACGTGGCCGATCACCAGCTCGACTCCTTGCCCCCGCACGACTGA